A stretch of Podospora bellae-mahoneyi strain CBS 112042 chromosome 5, whole genome shotgun sequence DNA encodes these proteins:
- a CDS encoding hypothetical protein (EggNog:ENOG503PFD6), translating to MGGFKRLQAIVLDGFSHDIQIGQPFDTSWGAAWLTSVYTDIDHDLFRNMDPVAFRRVRYGNNVAVLFGVLVECAEFYELPSFWHVISQGFSANADAVKSIVTVLVAARKAVKGRYPTSASSQTARSADEWIDILDHRGRNTSLFQFAPSKEADLRARAAAFFKSQQKQWLNAAWVSLKDQPVSTQSQLSSKSSRNDRPASPGNQSAYRAGSTSRSNPRKRSASPPPERSSKQARMTSTSATNHPIPVEAQTKVPLPESTNTPQASQHLVGIKLPTAPGGDPSPRSSWLLKAGSHIPSRPPSIADLVPLSDSSEHEGVVKLRNRISILEAELANAKAEPPPPSKPNGFDPQELKSTLSTITNAVSTLMESSHHIVDGLQSLQNDILFRPQPQAQQLLTPDPPAFEAKLDAQHDLLLALTKQMAAGKEEPETVEEALRLVERDVRGHRERLLRLYHKMDMDGAEEGGKVDWVAGILAGMEDLERRIGEGVPRGGG from the coding sequence ATGGGCGGCTTTAAAAGACTTCAGGCCATCGTTCTGGATGGTTTCTCCCACGACATTCAGATCGGCCAGCCTTTCGACACGTCATGGGGCGCTGCCTGGTTGACAAGCGTCTACACCGACATAGACCACGACCTGTTCCGAAACATGGACCCAGTAGCCTTTCGCAGGGTAAGATATGGGAACAATGTTGCTGTTCTCTTTGGCGTGTTGGTGGAATGCGCCGAGTTCTACGAGCTTCCCTCGTTCTGGCATGTCATCTCTCAAGGCTTCAGCGCCAACGCAGACGCAGTGAAGTCGATAGTAACAgtcctcgtcgccgcccGCAAGGCTGTCAAGGGCAGATACCCAACCAGTGCCTCATCCCAAACAGCAAGGTCGGCCGACGAGTGGATCGACATTTTGGATCACCGAGGACGGAACACTTCGCTTTTCCAGTTTGCGCCTAGCAAGGAAGCAGACCTTCGAGCACGCGCTGCTGCCTTTTTCAAGTCCCAGCAGAAGCAATGGCTGAATGCAGCTTGGGTCTCTCTGAAGGACCAGCCTGTTTCAACACAGTCCCAGCTCTCGAGCAAGAGCTCAAGGAACGACCGACCAGCTTCGCCTGGCAACCAATCTGCCTATCGAGCTGGCAGCACTAGTCGGTCTAACCCACGCAAGCGGTCTGCCTCGCCGCCACCTGAACGCAGCTCAAAACAAGCCAGAATGACGTCGACTTcagccaccaaccatccAATTCCAGTCGAAGCCCAGACCAAAGTCCCTCTTCCAGAGTCGACAAACACGCCACAGGCATCCCAGCACCTGGTAGGCATCAAACTACCCACCGCTCCAGGGGGAGATCCCTCGCCGAGATCCTCCTGGCTGCTCAAAGCCGGCAGCCACATCCCCAGCAGACCCCCATCAATCGCAGACCTTGTCCCGCTCTCAGACTCGTCCGAACACGAAGGGGTGGTCAAACTCCGCAATCGGATTTCCATCCTAGAGGCAGAGCTCGCCAACGCCAAAGCcgaacccccacccccctcaaaacctAATGGCTTTGACCCCCAAGAGTTGAAGAGCACGCTTTCGACTATCACGAATGCGGTTTCGACGCTGATGGAATCATCTCATCACATTGTGGACGGGTTGCAGAGTCTGCAGAATGATATCCTTTTCCGGCCGCAGCCACAAGCACAGCAGCTTTTGACGCCTGATCCGCCGGCGTTTGAGGCGAAACTGGATGCGCAGCATGATTTGCTGCTTGCGCTGACGAAGCAGATGGCggcggggaaggaggagccggagacggtggaggaggcgctcaggttggtggagagggatgtTAGGGGGCATcgggagaggttgttgaggttgtatCACAAGATGGATATGGATGGggcggaggaaggggggaaggttgATTGGGTTGCGGGCATATTGGCGGGGATGGAGGATTTGGAACGGAGGATAGGGGAGGGGGTAccaagggggggtggttga
- a CDS encoding hypothetical protein (EggNog:ENOG503PGHP) — translation MISHSLTNLIFIRICIFLLEHALFIELSLLILTSLFFGPQPTSGSPTAIALKLFILTLCILEIFSLLFLYLPHKERLLKSKAIHPSPPLTSSQRQALFQQCTANVPDWHRYLQLWFLNAPLTEIKRDNIRDFILWGFFDTDSTAPLTPEIELEIDSYISHIETLSNRKFPPGRGNSTTALRLTFDPIQTRYRSIIWYLLVCAIDAFTHLTLYRNNFSHHRPYCPPPQTTATVVSPKLFHSFPPPVLSHLFPHRPPSPANHLSYYLRPHRSPTHKPVIFLHGIGIGLYPYPPLLLSLPKEIGILILENLPFSSRLTCPPLSKTLFLQELCSILSHLPPCWEEFTLVTHSYGSVLAAHILSDTTLSPRVTSLVLIDPVTILLHLPDVAYNFTRRQPAKANEWQLWYFASTDLGVGEGLGRYFFWRENILWREDLTTTTTQRRKVAVVLSGRDLIVDTGTVAKYLACEEGDWTKQKDHRWTTTTTTTTATTDVQAQKTHKTRDGIEIIWFPDLDHAQVFEQKKDYQLVAEVVESYCGHKKENGK, via the coding sequence ATGATCAGCCACTCGCTTACCAACCTCATTTTCATCCGCATCTGCATTTTTCTCCTTGAGCATGCTCTCTTCATCGAGCTCTCACTTCTCATTCTCACCTCACTCTTTTTCGGGCCTCAACCAACATCGGGCTCCCCCACAGCAATAGCCCTCAAACTATTCATTCTCACTCTCTGCATCCTCGAGAtattctccctcctcttcctctatCTCCCCCACAAAGAACGCCTGCTCAAAAGCAAGgccatccacccctccccaccacttACCAGCTCTCAACGTCAAGCGCTCTTCCAACAATGCACCGCCAACGTCCCCGACTGGCACCGTTACCTCCAACTCTGGTTCCTCAACGCACCCCTCACTGAGATAAAACGCGACAACATCCGTGACTTCATCCTCTGGGGCTTCTTCGACACAGACTCAACCGCCCCTCTCACCCCTGAAATCGAACTCGAAATCGACAGCTACATCTCCCACATCGAGACCCTTTCCAATCGTAAATTCCCTCCCGGCCGCGgcaactccaccaccgccctccgccTTACCTTTGATCCGATCCAAACCCGCTACAGAAGTATCATCTGGTATCTCCTCGTCTGTGCCATCGACGCCttcacccacctcaccctctaCCGAAACaacttctcccaccaccgcccctattgccctcctccccaaaccacaGCAACTGTCGTCTCTCCCAAACTATTccactccttcccccccccagtCCTatcccacctcttcccccaccgccccccctccccggcaaACCACCTCTCTTACTACCTCCGCCCTCACCGatccccaacccacaaacCGGTAATCTTCCTCCACGGAATAGGCATAGGCCTCTACCCCtacccacccctcctcctctccctccccaaggAAATCGGCATCCTCATCCTGGAaaacctccccttttcctcccgcTTAACATGCCCCCCATTGTCCAaaaccctcttcctccaagaACTAtgctccatcctctcccacttACCGCCCTGCTGGGAGGAATTCACGCTCGTAACCCACAGCTACGGCTCCGTCCTCGCAGCCCACATCCTCTCCGACACCACCCTCTCACCCCGCGTCACCAGCCTGGTGCTAATCGACCCCGTGACCATCCTGCTCCACCTCCCCGATGTGGCCTACAACTTCACCCGCCGCCAACCCGCCAAAGCAAACGAATGGCAGCTGTGGTACTTTGCCAGCACAGACCTCGGGGTAGGGGAGGGGCTGGGGCGATATTTTTTCTGGAGGGAGAACATCCTCTGGAGGGAGGACTtgacgaccacgacgacccAAAGGAGAAAAGTGGCGGTTGTGCTGAGCGGGAGGGATCTGATAGTTGATACCGGGACGGTGGCCAAGTACCTTGCttgtgaagagggggatTGGACAAAGCAAAAGGATCACAggtggacaacaacaacaacaacaacgacggcAACAACTGATGTGCAAGCACAAAAAACACACAAGACACGGGACGGGATAGAAATCATCTGGTTCCCCGACCTAGACCACGCGCAGGTTTTTGAACAGAAAAAAGACTATCAACTTGTTGCTGAAGTGGTGGAGAGTTATTGTGGTCACAAAAAGGAGAATGGAAAATAA
- a CDS encoding hypothetical protein (EggNog:ENOG503P5WV; COG:S): MYIPDARELFHTMASLIPIVQEVLPMIMPASISVTRSADILPPSEHHTSGDQQADDRTDVSPKTVIPAAAPTPAPTPAPAAEGPRVISRDAIVGQAESMCATVLIVKPRSSSLIHHNGEQETIIYVTSGTGVLLAQPKDEDEQHPERHVLGKGDFAYIPAWLEHQAVNESEAEDLVMVVVRSGSAPVEVNLRSWGGAELKEGRS, encoded by the exons ATGTACATCCCGGACGCGCGTGAACTATTCCACACGATGGCGTCCTTGATCCCAATCGTCCAGGAGGTCCTGCCCATGATCATGCCGGCATCCATATCTGTGACCAGATCCGCCGATATACTCCCCCCCTCGGAGCACCACACATCAGGTGACCAACAAGCCGATGACCGGACAGATGTATCCCCGAAAACGGTgataccagcagcagcgccgaCTCCAGCACCAACTCCAGCGCCAGCGGCAGAAGGGCCGCGGGTTATCAGCAGGGACGCCATAGTTGGGCAGGCGGAGAGCATGTGCGCGACAG TCCTCATTGTGAAGCCCCGATCATCCTCTTTAATACACCACAACGGAGAGCAAG AAACAATCATCTACGTGACATCCGGCACgggcgtcctcctcgcccagccaaaagacgaagacgagcaGCACCCCGAACGCCACGTGCTCGGAAAGGGGGACTTTGCGTATATTCCTGCGTGGCTCGAGCACCAGGCTGTTAACGAGTCGGAGGCGGAGgatttggtgatggttgtggtgcgGAGCGGGTCGGCGCCTGTGGAGGTTAACTTGAGGAGTTGGGGCGGAGCAgagttgaaggaggggaggtcaTGA
- a CDS encoding hypothetical protein (EggNog:ENOG503P05D; COG:S): MSHLEHGAAVVMAAEELSRLELLPPELVYSILSYLSPFDLVAVSATSRILYTRASADHLWQALIQENVPGIQVRTPAPCRSFKALYRAHDPYWYLPKYKIWFADVNLTGRLIIVRYDPRRGCIEGYQLVAANRSRTFQPWEANRNVSIHHFDPVVQLHMDKTMIQLDAVDSADSLAFDSDSPAWARFNTINLRLVRSRTSSREGNFSRSPSPASVAPPKRSRLLCERRMQNSTDSMYATIFHTRVLSSDEISFCASPKFPYGFIWPPPAIPSGHRVFGTAAKLSGGRHFKPETRPSSRSDLSDKAFVIKTWLATRIPGRAVSNMSVIADPLAVSMMNLPLAVQGDDAVDDSLDDDVSIRMQIGQELATYATLDPKLYTPTKEKPFRGIWVGDYSGHGCEFLLVTQPDDETPFDAESIQPREEESPDEFEKRKYDEIVYRGPLEAVKLTGDPNVPRGEVTFRVADLGERGLINICQYEPFEGVRIVKSQGHVGSTGFVNDSFIESQLLLISHDRLAQYWSEFGHVSFLQRVDIDGFLAPA, translated from the exons ATGAGCCATCTGGAACACGGCGCCGCAGTGGTGATGGCAGCCGAAGAACTCTCCAGGCTGGAGCTGCTCCCCCCTGAGCTGGTGTACAGCATCTTATCTTACCTCTCACCCTTTGACCTTGTCGCTGTCTCGGCGACATCACGCATCCTCTACACCCGTGCCAGCGCCGATCACCTCTGGCAAGCTCTGATTCAAGAAAACGTCCCTGGTATCCAAGTCAGGACTCCGGCACCATGCCGGAGCTTCAAGGCTCTCTACCGGGCCCATGATCCCTACTGGTACCTGCCCAAATACAAGATATGGTTCGCAGATGTCAACCTCACCGGCAGACTCATCATCGTCCGCTACGACCCCCGAAGGGGCTGCATCGAAGGCTACCAACTCGTCGCCGCAAACCGAAGTCGCACCTTTCAACCCTGGGAAGCCAACCGCAACGTCTCGATTCACCACTTTGACCCTGTCGTTCAACTTCACATGGACAAGACCATGATCCAGCTGGACGCCGTCGACTCTGCCGACTCTCTTGCCTTCGACTCGGACAGTCCAGCCTGGGCCCgtttcaacaccatcaacctccgCCTTGTCCGTTCTCGCACCTCCTCGAGGGAAGGCAACTTCTCTCgctcaccctccccagcttcaGTCGCTCCGCCTAAACGCTCACGTCTCCTCTGCGAGCGTCGAATGCAGAATTCCACCGACTCGATGTATGCTACCATCTTCCACACCCGCGTCCTTTCCTCCGACGAGATCTCCTTCTGCGCCTCCCCCAAGTTTCCCTACGGCTTCATCTGGccaccccccgccatcccctcGGGCCACCGCGTCTTCGGAACAGCCGCCAAGCTCTCCGGTGGACGGCACTTCAAACCAGAGacccgcccctcctcccgttcCGACCTCTCCGACAAGGCCTTTGTGATCAAAACATGGCTTGCCACGCGCATCCCCGGCCGAGCTGTTTCCAATATGTCCGTCATCGCAGATCCGTTAGCCGTAAGCATGATGAACCTGCCCCTTGCCGTCCAGGGAGACGACGCCGTAGACGACAGCCTAGACGACGACGTCTCAATCCGGATGCAGATAGGGCAGGAACTCGCTACTTATGCCACGCTGGACCCGAAACTGTACACCccgacaaaagaaaagccgTTTAGGGGGATCTGGGTAGGCGATTACTCGGGTCACGGGTGTGAATTTCTTCTTGTCACGCAACCAGATGATGAGACGCCTTTTGATGCCGAGAGTATCCAACCCCGTGAGGAAGAGTCGCCCGACGAGTTTGAGAAGCGAAAATACGACGAAATTGTCTATCGTGGTCCGCTGGAGGCGGTTAAACTTACGGGTGACCCTAACGTTCCCCGAGGGGAAGTAACCTTTCGAGTTGCGGACCTAGGAGAAAGGGGGCTCATCAATATCTGCCAATATGAACCgtttgagggggtgaggattgTGAAGAGCCAGGGACATGTGGGCTCGACGGGATTTGTCAATG ATAGCTTTATTGAGTCGCAGTTGTTGCTGATCAGCCACGATAGGCTGGCGCAGTATTGGTCTGAGTTTGGCCATGTGAGTTTCCTTCAGAGGGTGGATATTGATGGGTTCTTGGCCCCCGCGTAG
- a CDS encoding hypothetical protein (EggNog:ENOG503NXF0; COG:C) gives MATRIPRIAITSLLHHSRPRRGPPINLRLLPRPLHTTSPSHHPKPPPKASHLASLLLTTSLLLTLPLLSKSETSSLDPSPSPSLPLYHLSEIHQSHGPTSPEPWVTLNNKVYNITSWLPAHPGGDVILRAAGGSLEPYWEIFTIHNSPHVREILEEYLIGYIHPSDLGPDGKPPATSIEDPFVNDPVRDKRLITHTYKPRNAEPPNQELDKGFYTENGMFYVRHHMWVPEEDGGELVVELPDGEERRYTIGELKKRFKTERVTATLQCSGNRRNDMTRHAGKTNGLQWGVGAISNAVWEGVKLKDLLRDAGLELEQQENEKDMHAWFVGREAYSASIPLPKATDQNGDVLLAWGMNGETLPRDHGFPLRVVVPGNVAARSVKWLSRIVISDEEATSQWQRRDYKSFGPNEGGKEDWDKAPSIQEMPVTSAITGVWVGECVKKVSWMPGGGIGSGERVNGGGRTIDMAATPQKVGFTPKPTSSDGNTPCPETTPDKEPIALQGYAYSGGGRKITRVDVSLDGGATWDQAQLVDDCSNPATPCYGNKSWGWTRWRYNGTLPVLSLPPTVPLPPALAKVGQGCEDGFGRSVSLMGQLPKKQCTTLIVKATDESYNTQPESHKGIYNVRGNLATAWHRVKICPECTKGNGGKGGLVWNTGETYGCGFRKEAEEVREGMRAASESTGNGK, from the coding sequence ATGGCGACACGCATCCCCCGAAtagccatcacctccctcctccaccatagCCGGCCCCGACGCGGCCCCCCGATCAACCTCCGACTTCTCCCTCGTCCACtacacaccaccagcccatcccatcacccaaaaccaccccccaaagcctcccacctcgccagcctcctcctaaccacctccctcctcctcaccctccctctcctatCCAAATCcgaaacctcctccctcgacccttccccctccccttccctcccgcTCTACCACCTCTCTGAAATCCACCAGTCTCACGgccccacctcccccgaacCATGGGtaaccctcaacaacaaagtCTACAACATCACCTCCTGGCTCCCCGCCCATCCAGGCGGGGACGTCATCCTCCGCGCCGCCGGCGGCTCCCTAGAGCCCTACTGGGAAATTTTCACCATCCACAACTCCCCTCACGTCAGAGAGATCCTAGAAGAGTATCTAATCGGGTACATCCACCCCTCCGACCTCGGTCCAGACGGGAAACCACCCGCCACGAGCATCGAAGACCCATTCGTAAACGATCCGGTGCGGGACAAAAGACTTATAACGCACACTTACAAGCCTAGGAACGCGGAGCCGCCTAACCAGGAGCTGGATAAGGGGTTTTACACCGAGAATGGGATGTTTTATGTGCGGCATCATATGTGGGTTcctgaagaggatgggggggagttggtggtggagttgcccgatggggaggagaggaggtacACGATTGGGGAGCTGAAAAAGAGATTTAAAACGGAGAGGGTTACGGCAACGTTGCAGTGCAGTGGAAACAGGAGGAACGACATGACGCGACACGCAGGGAAAACGAACGGGTTGCAGTGGGGGGTCGGCGCGATAAGCAACGCGGTTTGGGAGGGCGTGAAGCTGAAAGATCTCCTAAGAGATGCTGGGCTCGAGTTGGAACAACAAGAGAACGAAAAAGATATGCACGCTTGGTTTGTCGGCAGGGAGGCTTACTCGGCCAGTATACCGCTCCCGAAAGCGACCGACCAAAACGGGGACGTGCTGCTCGCGTGGGGGATGAACGGAGAAACACTCCCGAGGGATCACGGGTTCCCACtcagggtggtggtgccggggAATGTGGCTGCCAGGAGCGTAAAGTGGCTGAGCAGGATTGTCATCTCGGACGAGGAGGCGACGAGTCAGTGGCAGAGGAGGGATTACAAGAGCTTTGGGCCGAACGAAGGGGGCAAGGAGGATTGGGACAAGGCGCCGAGCATACAGGAGATGCCGGTGACGAGCGCGATAACGGGGGTCTGGGTGGGGGAGTGTGTCAAGAAAGTTTCTTGGATGCCGGGGGGAGGTATTGGGagtggggagagggtgaatgggggggggagaacgATTGATATGGCGGCTACACCGCAAAAGGTGGGCTTCACCCCCAAACCGACCTCTTCTGACGGCAATACCCCCTGTCCGGAAACAACACCGGACAAGGAACCCATTGCCCTCCAGGGATACGCCTACTCTGGCGGGGGCAGAAAAATCACGCGCGTTGATGTCtccctcgacggcggcgcGACGTGGGACCAGGCCCAGCTCGTGGACGACTgctccaacccagccacgCCGTGCTATGGGAACAAGAGCTGGGGGTGGACAAGGTGGAGATACAACGGTACTCTTcccgtcctctccctcccacccactGTCCCCTTACCCCCGGCCCTGGCAAAGGTTGGGCAGGGCTGCGAGGATGGATTCGGCCGGTCGGTGAGCTTGATGGGACAGTTGCCTAAGAAGCAGTGCACCACGCTTATTGTCAAGGCCACGGACGAGAGTTACAATACCCAGCCGGAGAGCCACAAGGGGATATATAATGTCCGGGGCAACCTGGCGACGGCGTGGCATAGGGTAAAGATTTGTCCCGAGTGCACCAAGGGGAACGGGGGTAAGGGAGGGTTGGTGTGGAATACGGGGGAGACGTATGGGTGTGGGTTCAGGAAAGAGGCGGAAGAGGttagggaggggatgagggcTGCTTCTGAGAGTACTGGGAATGGCAAGTGA